Genomic window (Drosophila albomicans strain 15112-1751.03 chromosome X, ASM965048v2, whole genome shotgun sequence):
GTGACGCCCGCCTTGATGCCAGACACCTCTCCGCCGTAGCGCTTGACCTCGGTGCGCACAGATCGGACGGCGCCCTTGCGTCGGATGAGCGCCTTGCGATATTTGCCGCGATGCTTGACACGCGGATTGCGCAGCTCCTTCTTGCGATGCGGCGTCAGGCCCTTGTTCTTGGCCATTTGATAGGTGATGCCACGACGCGCCAACTCCGCCGCGTCCTCATCTTCATCTTTGTCATCGTCATCCGtctcctcgtcgtcgtcgtcttcttcctcctccgccgccgccgccacttGCTGTTCTTGCTTCTGCTCTGCTGACGTCTCGTTGTACTTGTCGAGTATCTGCAGCTTGGCCTTGCGTTGCGCCACATCGAGCACTGTGAATGCATCGCCATCCTGGATGCGCTCCAGCAACGCCTCCAGCTGTGGCTCTATGAACTCCACATAACGCTCGGCGAGCTGTTCGCGCAGCTGCTTCAGTTGTACCAGACGCTTGACCACCGGATGATACTTGACATTGCTGCGCGTTGCTTTTAGCAGCAAATAGTAGCTGACGTTGGAGCAGTAGCTGAGGAGCACGCTCTGATAGAGCTGGGCGAATTGCAAAGCTGGCACCACAGGCACCTGATGATGCCGCACATAGTTGAGGACGGGCGCTGTCAGCTTTTGTACCTCGTGCAGCTGCCTCTTGAATTCCTGTGTGATGCCCAGGAATTCGGGTGAATCCTTTTGCAATAGTTGTAAGCGTTCACGCTTCCCCAGACCGGCCAGATCTGTGGTCACCTTGATGGTCTCCATGCTGGACTTTGTGGTCGACTTCTTGGCTGCTTTTTGTGCGCTTTGCTTGACGCTGCTGGATTCCATCATGTCGTCCAGCTGGAAGTCGGCTTCGTTTAGTTGTTTGGCCAGACGCAATTGTATCTTTTTGGCCTCCTCTTCCTCGGCCTTGGCCATGTCCTCCTCCTGTGCATTGTAGCTACTGTAGTCTTGATCCACGAAATCGGTATTATAATACGTTCGCTTGTTGGTGCCCCAGTCCATAGTATCGGGCAGATCGCCATCGTCGTCTTCGGCGCCTTCGATGTCGCTGTCTCGCATCAATTGCGCCACATCGtcttcgtcgtcatcgtcatcatcattgccAGCTGCTGCAGTCTTGCGCTTGGactttttggcttttctttGCGCCCGTTGTGCCGCATAAGGATCCTCttcctcatcgtcatcatcatcgtcgctTTCGCTGAACGCCAGCACAGATTGTTTTTGGTTGCGTTTGTTGTCGGCGCGTCTCTGGCGCTCCTTGCGATAATCCTGTAAGATTTCACGTTCCTCCTCATTGTACTCCTCCTCGGAGTCGGTGGGCTCATAATCATCCACTTCACTATCCATTTTACTTAACAATTTTGCTTGCGATTCAAATCCCAGAAATCGCAGCAACACGTGCCGCAAACAATTCGCCTCAGTGTGGCCGTCGCTATACtgcttaaatataccatatactaaagtagaatataaaatatcgGTTACATGGGCTTCAGTAATTGATATCGATATTTATTGGTGTTGTGATTTTCAAAATTCGAATGTTCGGCAACGCCATTTTTTGACAGTTAGCTTTCAGTTAATAACGTACGTGCATGCGCAtagtaaaatttattaataaacctAGCCAACAAGTttttacaacaaacaaaatgaaaactattaAAGAAGAACCTTGCCTCAAGAGAAATTACATTCTTCAACATTTTTCGCTTGGCCTGCACAAAGAATTTGCAAATGAAGAAGCTAAAGACACATGAGCTTGGCACCATGAAGTGGGATATTGAGAGTTCCGATGATAAGTTGGACAGCGCCGAAGCTTTGCTGGATGAAACTGAGCTGAGTGCCGAGTTCCGTATGGAAAACTTTATACATCGCATTCAATCGAAATATGTGCTGGTGAGTCGtcaatacattttgttttacctagttataaatgtatttaagctTGATGtcatttggaaataaaatgaatacctTCAAAGGCAAAAAAGCTTATCCGAGAGAAGTTGTTAAAggaaaaattgtaaaagtgttaaataattgttaaaggTTCGTCCAAAGTCCGAGGAAGTGTTTAATGTGAATGGGCCACAGGAAGCTATTCGCTTAGGTGCAGAGCTGGCTGTCAAGACGCTTTCACAGGAGCACACAGTTGGCAACAAGTTACAGCTCAAGGTAACCGAGGTGAGTGTATGAATCTCTCAGATCTGACTTGCATTTTACAATGTGCTTTCTTCACAGGTTTACAGCCCCTTTCAGTTCTGGTTTCTGGAGGCCAAAGATGCCAATCTGGTGACGGAGATGTCCCATAAGATATTGTAAGTGGGAGCCAACTCTATGTATGCAGTGTATGCAATTCATTCCATCGACTCCCTTCTGCAGCAACTTTTATAGCGATGGGCATGGATTGTGTTGGATGCTGACGCCTCCCTTTCTGAAACCCGGCTACATTTGCGCCGCCTTTCATCAATCCGCGTGGAAGCGTGCACGCATCGTGAGTGTGATCTCCGCCAGAGAGGTGTCCGTCTATATGCTTGACTATGGCCAAAGTGCTCAATTGCCGGCTAATCAGCTGAATTTTCTGCACAAGCAATTCATGCAACTTCCGGCAATGGCAATGCGTGGCACTTTGACGGACGTGTATCCTCTAGATTTGCATTGGCCGGCGAATGCGACGAACTACTTTAAAGTCCTGGTGCGTGGTCGTTATGTTTATGCCGTCATTAAAGACACTGACATCGAGGATCGTACTCTCTTTGTCAATCTTTGTGATTCACCGGACTTGCAGCACAGCATCAGCGATCAGTTGATCCGTAATAAATTGGCAGGCATCAGTCGAAATTATAGCGCTAAAACGATCGAATCCAACAACGGACGACGTGTTCGCTATATACGCGAACGTCTGCCCAGGTGAAACTCTTCAGGAATCAGCAATCTATAATCCATAATaactatatttgtttttcttggtGCAGCTTTGACATGTTGGAACAGCAATTGATTATCGCTGACTGcgaaaaatttgaaaagatGTTCGATGGGATCGTctataattcacaattttataGACACTTCAAGGCGCCCAAGTTGACGAATCCTTTTCACAAAGATCTCGAGAATGCGTTGGACGACTGGTTGGAGAAACACAAGCGCATTCAGCGCATGAATCCATAAAATGCTATGCATGTGACAAACTATTTGCAGTTCGTAtcgatattttcattaaatttacatcAGATTATATATCGGAcaagaaaccaaaacaaaaacatttattataataaacatcAATTTTACACATAATAATCAACTTTGAACTGtaactttcaatttatttcactcaaatgtatatttacatttgaattcACAACTAATATAATAAGGAAAATGTTTGAATATATATCTCTGCCCATTTCACATGATCTATGTGGCACAGATCTGAGCGTCTGATCGTTGACTCGCAGGATTCCTTTTGGCGCCAACTAAAATGTATCTCGAAGATCCAGAATGAAGATATCACGAAACTCTCGTTGCGCATTTAAAGCTCCTGCAGGCGGTCAAATGTTTCAATCAAGAACGATTTGGTAGTGAGTGAGCTCTACTTACTCTGCAGGGAAAGCAAAAGTTGATGTGACAACTAATTGTGATATGGACGCTGACCATGTCTATCTATATCCAATTCCATGATCTGCATGAGATCCTCCTGCAACAACGATGGTCCCCTAAAGCTTTGATAATTGTCCGCGTGGTTGCCATGCGTTGCCGGTGTGCTGTATGAGCTGCTGTCGTTCACATCCTCGCCAGCAATGGAGATGCTGATGTTGGGCAAACGCGCTGAGGCAGCAGCCATCAACTGGTGTTGATCATGTGTGGTGGTGACCTTCAGCCAGGGCAATGTCAGCGATATGCGATGCCAACGCTCCGAGGCACGTTCCGATGGAGTTGCACTAAGTAGGCGACTTGGTTGCggcgtcgttgttgctgcggcgACATCACTGTTTAGTCTTAAAGCATTCTGGCTGGTGCTGGGCATATTATCGTCGTCGTAGCTCAAGGGTTCGTGCTCCGTTGGCGGCAGCAGCGCTGTCTGCATTTCATCCTCAGAGTTGACAGCATTTGAATTCTTCATTGTCGGCGCCTCGCCaccattgttattgttatcgttatcgctgTCGTTGTTATCGGCATGGGTATCGAGCAGCAAAGGAGTATTTGTGTTGCGCAATCGATGCTCAAACTCCAATTGCGCATGCTGTTTAATCACCTGCAAATGCGCATTAACGCTCGCCGCCTGATCCGTCCCTGATATGCAATTCATCACACGCTGCGCAGCCGCCATTTGACTGCGCATCATGTTGTTGGAGGAACGCGAGTTGCCATATTGCAAACGCTGCTGCAGCATCGAACGTTTCACGATATCTGGCTGCGCCACATTCAACTGATCTGGCAACACCTGCTGCTGCGATAGTCGTGCCGGCGGCGATGTCGGCAAATCGTGCCGATAGAGCAGCGCATCGGCCTCCTCTTGCCGCTGGCGTCGCAGCGCAATGCGCTCAATATTCGAGCGCGACTGCGCATTGCCATAGCTGATGCGTCGAGCGGCGCGTTGACGCCGCTCCTGGGCATCGCGACGCGCCTCGTCGGCTGCGCGCATTTTGGCGGTGGCGCGCAGTTCGCTGCGCAAATAGAAACCGCTGCCATTCTCTGCCAGCTCGGCGTTGCGACGCGACATCTCCTGGCCCAGCTCTCGGGCCCTTTCGAGTGCCTCGACACGTTCGCGTCGCTGCTGCGCCTGCATCGCTTCCGGcgtcagcggcagcagcagcggctgttGGCGACGCGTCGCCGACGACGCACTCAATGTTAGGGGACTGGGCGACTCATTGATGTCCTCGATTTCACGAAACAATCGCTTGAGACGCACCTGGCGCATCTTCAGCTCGATGGTGCGATCATTGAACTCTTGGATGCGTTCGTATTCCTCGCGCAAACGCTGCAGTTGCCCATTGCGGCGACTGTGGTTGAACATGCGTCGAAAATATGGCGTACGCTTGATTTGATAGGACATGGTCGTTGTTATCGATAGGCGAGATCGATCGATCGAAGGAACGAACGATTAATAGCGCTGGAATTTGCAATGGAATTacctctttttttgtttttcgtttttttttttgttgcacttgaAAATTTTGTACGCTtcctaaaaaataaacacaaatattaGTTTGCtgaaaaaatgatttaaactACActgcgtctctctctctagaatgtaataaaaaaaaaaacaatagcagcagcgcTTGCTTGTTAAAAACTTGTACAAATCATTTTGAGGTTATGGCTagtgcaaatgaaaaaatccaaattgaattaatttgtcATAATGCTGGAGTTTTATTTGAGCTTACTCTTGCTTACATCTATTTTAAGTCAAGTTACACAttacacaaatttaaaatacaatcaCAATTACATTATTACATTATCGAACgtttaaagttaaatattatCGACGCCCAGCGTCGTGGAAGGAGTATCGAGAGAAAGTTATGGGGACGACGAACGTTCCCTCACTTGCCCACCTTGGCCAGCATCTTCACCAGTTTGTGCTCATCAGCCCCGATAATGGAGCCCAGGCGTCGAGCGCCTCTCAGGAAGACAAATGTTGGCATGCTGCGCACTTTGTACCTTTGCACCAGTTCATCGTATTTGTCCACATTGACCTTCAGGAATATCACCTTGCCCTCATATTGACGGGCCAGTGATTTCACCGTCTTCTCGATTTCCTTACAGGGACCGCACCATGTTGCATAAAAATCAAGCACCACCACTTTGCCTTCGGCCGAATCGATGCGTTTGTTGAAGTCGTTGATGCTGCGAATGGTGGTTATGGTGTTCATACTGAATATTGTATTTCTTCGAACTGTTATTTGACAAATTTCACAATGCGTTTTTACGTTGTTACGCgcttaatttttctttaatattggCACAGCTTGTTAGTTGCGGGGCCACTTTTATAGTTAATCACTGTGCTGCACTTTTGgcgcatttttcttttcaccACAAAATGGCCGTTACATCGATACACACTATTGCAATTGACGAAGCAACGGTAAAAGTTCAGCTGACTGACGTTGCCACCACGTTGTTGGGCATGTACATCAACTATCGATTGCCGCGAATGATTCTATTCGATATTACGAAATAAAATACTGCcagaaaaaagttttttttttgatgatcccaaattgatatatttatagatggtgtttgcatttaattatctTCTAAGtggattttaaatatttaggtATTTGTAAcgtgaaatatattttagtatattttaaaatgccaCTCACGATATATCGATAGACGCTGTTTCTGTCCAGCGCTATGTTCCAGTTGTGTCCAATACTCTCCACCTTACCGCCTGTTGGTGATTCAcaacagagagagtgagagagcgcgCAATATGACAACAATCTTCTACTTGGAGCCCGAGCTGGTGCTTGCCCACGGCCGGAAGGTGCTATTCCTCAATCCCAACGACTTGCAAATCTTCAAGGAGATTGAGCTCCCCACAGACCTGACCACGTGCGGGCTCAAACCCGTGGCGGCCAGTGAAGCAACTGAAGAGCAGCCCGCAACCAAGAGTGAAGTGTCCATATTGAACGTAAGCTATTCACCCGATCGCCAGTTAATTGCGCTGACCACAACCGGCCAAAAGGCGCTGCTGCTGTACAAGAGCAGGCCGGAGCATGCCAAGCTGCTCTCGATACGACCGCTGGCACGTGCCTCGAGTGCCTTGAGATTCGCGCCCGATTCGAGTTCGTTG
Coding sequences:
- the LOC117572577 gene encoding something about silencing protein 10, whose translation is MDSEVDDYEPTDSEEEYNEEEREILQDYRKERQRRADNKRNQKQSVLAFSESDDDDDDEEEDPYAAQRAQRKAKKSKRKTAAAGNDDDDDDEDDVAQLMRDSDIEGAEDDDGDLPDTMDWGTNKRTYYNTDFVDQDYSSYNAQEEDMAKAEEEEAKKIQLRLAKQLNEADFQLDDMMESSSVKQSAQKAAKKSTTKSSMETIKVTTDLAGLGKRERLQLLQKDSPEFLGITQEFKRQLHEVQKLTAPVLNYVRHHQVPVVPALQFAQLYQSVLLSYCSNVSYYLLLKATRSNVKYHPVVKRLVQLKQLREQLAERYVEFIEPQLEALLERIQDGDAFTVLDVAQRKAKLQILDKYNETSAEQKQEQQVAAAAEEEEDDDDEETDDDDKDEDEDAAELARRGITYQMAKNKGLTPHRKKELRNPRVKHRGKYRKALIRRKGAVRSVRTEVKRYGGEVSGIKAGVTKSVKFRT
- the LOC117572587 gene encoding tudor domain-containing 6; translated protein: MKKLKTHELGTMKWDIESSDDKLDSAEALLDETELSAEFRMENFIHRIQSKYVLVRPKSEEVFNVNGPQEAIRLGAELAVKTLSQEHTVGNKLQLKVTEVYSPFQFWFLEAKDANLVTEMSHKIFNFYSDGHGLCWMLTPPFLKPGYICAAFHQSAWKRARIVSVISAREVSVYMLDYGQSAQLPANQLNFLHKQFMQLPAMAMRGTLTDVYPLDLHWPANATNYFKVLVRGRYVYAVIKDTDIEDRTLFVNLCDSPDLQHSISDQLIRNKLAGISRNYSAKTIESNNGRRVRYIRERLPSFDMLEQQLIIADCEKFEKMFDGIVYNSQFYRHFKAPKLTNPFHKDLENALDDWLEKHKRIQRMNP
- the LOC117572569 gene encoding J domain-containing protein DDB_G0295729, with the translated sequence MSYQIKRTPYFRRMFNHSRRNGQLQRLREEYERIQEFNDRTIELKMRQVRLKRLFREIEDINESPSPLTLSASSATRRQQPLLLPLTPEAMQAQQRRERVEALERARELGQEMSRRNAELAENGSGFYLRSELRATAKMRAADEARRDAQERRQRAARRISYGNAQSRSNIERIALRRQRQEEADALLYRHDLPTSPPARLSQQQVLPDQLNVAQPDIVKRSMLQQRLQYGNSRSSNNMMRSQMAAAQRVMNCISGTDQAASVNAHLQVIKQHAQLEFEHRLRNTNTPLLLDTHADNNDSDNDNNNNGGEAPTMKNSNAVNSEDEMQTALLPPTEHEPLSYDDDNMPSTSQNALRLNSDVAAATTTPQPSRLLSATPSERASERWHRISLTLPWLKVTTTHDQHQLMAAASARLPNISISIAGEDVNDSSSYSTPATHGNHADNYQSFRGPSLLQEDLMQIMELDIDRHGQRPYHN
- the LOC117567535 gene encoding thioredoxin-1, with translation MNTITTIRSINDFNKRIDSAEGKVVVLDFYATWCGPCKEIEKTVKSLARQYEGKVIFLKVNVDKYDELVQRYKVRSMPTFVFLRGARRLGSIIGADEHKLVKMLAKVGK